In Desulfotignum phosphitoxidans DSM 13687, a single window of DNA contains:
- a CDS encoding L-threonylcarbamoyladenylate synthase, which translates to MPDPSTPGPEARLNNPLGVIRIDPDHPAPQTIHRAAALIQNQGVVVFPTQCLYGLAADARDSSAIQKIFHIKHRPETNPLLILIHSPKDLEELVTHIPDAAQRLMQAFWPGGLTLIFEAAPRVSDLLTAGTGKIGVRIPSHPVARALVKAAGRPITGTSANRSGAPGCSRIKNLPQDLIRAADLVLDAGPLRGGTGSTILDVTCDPPRIIRQGRIPFDSIRQVLAS; encoded by the coding sequence TTGCCTGACCCATCCACGCCGGGGCCTGAAGCCCGGCTGAACAACCCGTTGGGGGTGATCCGGATCGATCCGGATCACCCGGCACCCCAAACCATTCACCGGGCGGCGGCATTGATCCAAAACCAGGGCGTGGTGGTTTTTCCCACCCAGTGCCTGTATGGTCTGGCTGCAGATGCCCGGGATTCTTCGGCCATCCAAAAAATATTTCACATCAAGCACCGGCCTGAAACCAATCCCCTCCTGATCCTGATCCACAGTCCCAAGGATCTGGAAGAACTGGTGACCCATATTCCGGATGCGGCCCAAAGACTGATGCAGGCTTTCTGGCCCGGGGGCCTGACCCTGATTTTCGAGGCCGCACCCCGTGTCAGTGATCTGCTCACGGCCGGTACCGGTAAAATCGGGGTCCGGATCCCGTCTCATCCTGTGGCCCGGGCTCTGGTCAAAGCCGCAGGCCGCCCTATCACCGGTACCAGTGCCAACCGGTCCGGTGCCCCGGGATGCAGCCGAATCAAAAACCTGCCCCAGGACCTGATCCGGGCTGCGGATCTGGTCCTGGATGCCGGCCCCTTAAGAGGCGGCACCGGCTCCACCATCCTGGATGTCACCTGTGATCCTCCCCGGATAATCCGGCAGGGGAGAATTCCCTTTGATTCGATCCGGCAGGTACTGGCATCCTGA
- a CDS encoding transporter substrate-binding domain-containing protein: protein MIQNWGKKYIVCVFVVVCGWMVAFPAGAAQSSSLHSVSGETVSIAVLNNFPPFSFSVRGKIVGFTIDYLDLLSRETGMTITLVPGKWEENLSKFKNGDVDAITAISHTLEGNRTPGSQPRII from the coding sequence TTGATTCAAAATTGGGGGAAAAAATATATCGTCTGTGTTTTTGTGGTGGTATGCGGGTGGATGGTTGCCTTTCCGGCGGGGGCTGCGCAATCGTCGTCCTTACATTCCGTTTCAGGTGAAACCGTTTCCATCGCTGTTTTGAATAATTTTCCGCCGTTTTCTTTTTCAGTCAGGGGAAAGATTGTGGGGTTCACCATAGACTACCTGGATCTGTTGTCCCGGGAAACGGGGATGACAATCACCCTGGTTCCCGGGAAATGGGAAGAAAACCTGTCAAAATTCAAAAACGGGGATGTCGATGCCATTACAGCCATATCCCATACCCTTGAAGGGAATCGTACACCCGGTTCACAACCCCGTATTATTTGA
- the purD gene encoding phosphoribosylamine--glycine ligase: MKILVIGGGGREHTLVWKISQSPVVEKIFCAPGNAGTRHLAEPVPIDAEDIQALAEFAEKNEIDLTVVGPEGPLVKGIADAFEAKGLAVFGPSKAAAQLEGSKVFSKNHMNKYNIPCARGKAFTDPAKAKAYARFLGAPCVIKADGLAAGKGVIICDTLEQADQAIEEMITENRFGDAGATVVVEECLKGEEASFIALTDGKTVLPLPESQDHKRALDNDEGPNTGGMGAYSPAPVLDHMLRTKAMKEVMIPAVQGMAKEGTPFKGVLYAGLMVDKDKIKVLEFNTRLGDPETQPILMRLKNDLVPLMEACCNGTLHQHAVEIDPRAAVCVVVSAGGYPGAYEKGHAISGLAAANEIKDTMVFHAGTAMDGDSVITSGGRVLGVTSLGDTVQQAIDTAYEACEKISFTDHFYRKDIGAKAVKRLSIPPKVGVIMGSDSDFGVMEKALAILKQFDIPYYVTVASAHRTPDQAARLAFQAREDGVQVLICGAGHAAHLAGVIAAHTTLPVLGVPIDSSALQGLDALLATVQMPPGIPVSTMAIGKSGAHNAGIFAAQIIGLSDPAVAEKLIAFKKDMAAKVQKKAASFA; encoded by the coding sequence AGCCAGAGCCCCGTGGTTGAAAAAATTTTTTGCGCCCCCGGCAATGCCGGCACCCGGCATCTGGCAGAACCCGTTCCCATTGATGCCGAAGATATCCAGGCCCTGGCAGAGTTTGCTGAAAAAAATGAGATCGATCTGACCGTGGTGGGACCGGAAGGCCCCCTGGTGAAAGGAATTGCCGATGCGTTCGAGGCAAAAGGCCTGGCCGTGTTCGGTCCCAGCAAAGCCGCAGCACAGCTGGAAGGCAGCAAGGTGTTTTCTAAAAACCACATGAACAAGTACAACATCCCCTGTGCCAGAGGAAAGGCGTTTACTGATCCTGCCAAGGCCAAAGCCTATGCCCGGTTTCTGGGCGCCCCCTGCGTGATCAAGGCCGACGGCCTGGCCGCCGGCAAAGGGGTGATCATCTGTGACACCCTGGAACAGGCGGATCAGGCTATTGAGGAGATGATCACGGAAAACCGGTTCGGAGATGCCGGTGCCACCGTGGTGGTGGAAGAGTGTCTAAAAGGTGAGGAAGCCTCGTTTATCGCGCTGACCGACGGCAAAACCGTGCTGCCTCTGCCCGAATCCCAGGACCACAAACGGGCCTTAGACAATGACGAAGGCCCCAACACCGGCGGCATGGGTGCGTATTCTCCAGCCCCGGTCCTGGATCACATGCTGCGCACCAAAGCCATGAAAGAGGTGATGATTCCCGCGGTCCAGGGCATGGCAAAGGAAGGCACCCCGTTCAAGGGCGTGCTCTATGCCGGACTCATGGTGGACAAAGACAAAATCAAGGTCCTGGAATTCAACACCCGGCTGGGGGACCCGGAAACCCAGCCCATTCTCATGCGCCTGAAAAACGATCTGGTGCCCCTGATGGAAGCCTGCTGCAACGGGACCCTGCACCAGCATGCCGTGGAAATCGACCCCCGGGCCGCTGTATGCGTGGTGGTGTCTGCGGGCGGATATCCGGGGGCCTATGAAAAAGGCCATGCCATCTCCGGCCTGGCTGCGGCCAATGAGATCAAAGACACCATGGTGTTTCATGCCGGCACGGCCATGGACGGCGACTCAGTGATCACCTCGGGTGGCCGGGTTTTAGGGGTCACCAGCCTGGGCGACACGGTTCAGCAGGCCATTGACACCGCTTATGAAGCCTGTGAAAAAATTTCTTTTACCGATCATTTTTATCGCAAAGATATTGGTGCCAAAGCCGTGAAACGATTGTCCATCCCGCCCAAAGTCGGGGTGATCATGGGATCGGATTCCGATTTTGGTGTCATGGAAAAAGCCCTGGCCATTTTAAAGCAGTTTGATATTCCCTATTACGTGACCGTGGCTTCGGCCCACCGAACCCCGGACCAGGCCGCCCGGCTGGCATTCCAAGCCCGCGAAGACGGGGTCCAGGTCCTGATCTGCGGGGCCGGACATGCGGCCCACCTGGCCGGTGTGATCGCGGCTCACACCACCCTGCCCGTGCTGGGGGTGCCCATTGATTCCTCGGCCCTCCAGGGGCTGGACGCATTGCTGGCCACCGTGCAGATGCCGCCGGGCATCCCCGTGTCCACCATGGCCATCGGCAAGTCCGGGGCCCATAATGCCGGCATTTTCGCAGCCCAGATCATCGGGCTGTCCGATCCGGCTGTGGCGGAAAAACTGATTGCATTCAAAAAAGACATGGCTGCCAAAGTACAGAAAAAGGCTGCGTCTTTTGCCTGA
- a CDS encoding MBL fold metallo-hydrolase: protein MPEPDRKIESSSYPMPLSSRVTVLGNHYINLFLVQGDQKTALFEAGISGMVDTVIRQLEHLNAAPDYLIISHPHSDHITGLPGLMERFFRAQVLVGTGTREFITHPKAGPLMRAEDEFMSRGLADRGLPPQRPPISSIPDLSNAREVADTFVLDLGGIDLELFPVAGHSPGNILGRVKDMVFCSDSVGFHFPGKGFWPLFFTGAKEYLDTLAHIQAMAPAIVCPGHQGPLRHESATAGIQAGIDTARRFIDRVTRTALTDRELETQLFHESYRDEFTLYTKENIANCNRLLIKRARQSAA, encoded by the coding sequence ATGCCGGAACCGGATAGGAAAATTGAGTCATCCAGTTATCCCATGCCCCTGTCCTCCCGGGTGACGGTGCTGGGCAATCACTACATCAACCTGTTTCTCGTTCAGGGAGACCAGAAAACCGCTCTGTTCGAAGCCGGTATCTCCGGTATGGTGGATACCGTCATCCGCCAGCTGGAACACTTAAATGCCGCACCGGATTATCTGATCATCAGCCATCCCCATTCCGATCATATCACCGGGCTTCCGGGACTGATGGAACGGTTTTTCCGGGCACAGGTTCTGGTCGGAACCGGTACCAGAGAATTTATCACCCATCCCAAAGCCGGTCCGCTGATGCGGGCAGAAGATGAATTCATGTCCCGGGGACTTGCCGACAGAGGCCTGCCGCCCCAGCGGCCCCCCATCAGCTCCATTCCGGATCTGTCAAACGCCCGGGAAGTGGCAGACACGTTTGTGCTGGATCTGGGAGGGATCGATCTGGAGTTATTTCCCGTGGCCGGGCATTCTCCGGGCAATATTCTGGGACGGGTCAAAGATATGGTGTTCTGCTCGGACAGTGTGGGATTCCATTTTCCGGGCAAAGGATTCTGGCCTTTGTTTTTCACAGGCGCCAAAGAATATCTGGACACGCTGGCACATATCCAGGCCATGGCACCGGCCATCGTGTGCCCGGGACATCAGGGGCCGCTGAGACATGAGTCAGCCACCGCAGGGATCCAGGCCGGCATTGACACGGCCCGGCGGTTCATTGACCGGGTCACCCGGACCGCCTTGACGGACCGGGAACTGGAGACCCAGCTGTTTCATGAAAGCTACCGGGATGAGTTCACTCTCTACACCAAAGAAAACATCGCCAACTGCAACC
- a CDS encoding transporter substrate-binding domain-containing diguanylate cyclase: MIPTVVYIRENSFDYTGVKSLQGRRVGIESDIYYKQYLELYPDIQIVEIDGTSDLMKKLSFGEIDAVVSNINIGNFMIKQHVLENIELAGKIDIPEIEDEDLRIGVRKEKNQVHALLQDAMNRVSFSEYRRLQDRWIGATPEDMQETLMSGDREFITAHVQKYGGVRLGFHENWYPVDFMDKDNRHAGISAQLFEMISDMHGIPMIEQRSGSFESVVESLVQGETDVIPAIVPGTGFDSELIYTPPYLSLPLVIATRSDEFFVGDIEHLSGKRICLVNRGSIFTNFKKKYPSLVFIEVDSAKQGLKQVQNKECFAFLGTVPSIAYAIKNNNLYNIKISGKLEETLPVSAAVRSGNETLAAVINIATQSIPEEERRRAVDQWISISLEEKVDYTLVWQILVASGMILIAAVVWLKKTHQYNREISKAYGLLEEKNKALEKLSINDPLTDLYNRHKLDMAVAKEMERSNRYHRPLSLVIIDIDHFKPVNDRFGHQAGDDVLKKLAVLIKHRIRSSDIPGRWGGEEFLIICPETDRKGAWHLADALRKDVQSFEFLPETTITISGGVAEYEFGEDGDQLLKRADDNLYQAKQTTRNAICG; the protein is encoded by the coding sequence TTGATCCCCACCGTCGTTTACATCCGGGAGAACAGTTTTGACTACACCGGGGTCAAATCGCTGCAAGGCCGGCGCGTCGGTATTGAAAGCGATATTTATTACAAACAATACCTGGAGCTATATCCGGACATTCAGATCGTTGAAATCGATGGCACCAGTGATTTGATGAAAAAACTGTCTTTCGGTGAGATCGATGCCGTGGTCAGCAATATCAATATCGGTAATTTTATGATCAAACAGCATGTGCTGGAAAACATTGAACTGGCCGGGAAAATCGATATTCCGGAGATTGAAGATGAGGATTTACGCATCGGTGTCAGAAAAGAAAAAAACCAGGTTCATGCGTTGCTGCAAGATGCCATGAACCGGGTTTCCTTTTCTGAATACAGGCGGCTGCAGGATCGCTGGATCGGAGCGACGCCAGAGGATATGCAGGAAACACTCATGTCCGGAGACCGGGAGTTTATCACTGCCCATGTCCAAAAATACGGGGGGGTAAGACTCGGGTTCCACGAAAACTGGTATCCGGTTGACTTCATGGATAAAGACAATCGTCATGCCGGTATCAGTGCGCAATTGTTTGAAATGATATCTGATATGCATGGCATTCCCATGATTGAACAGCGTTCCGGCAGTTTTGAATCGGTTGTGGAATCGTTGGTGCAGGGAGAAACAGATGTCATCCCCGCGATTGTTCCCGGCACGGGGTTTGACTCTGAATTGATTTACACCCCGCCTTATCTGTCGCTGCCTTTAGTGATTGCCACCCGCAGTGACGAGTTTTTTGTGGGCGATATTGAACATCTTTCAGGAAAACGGATCTGCCTTGTAAACCGGGGCAGTATTTTTACAAATTTCAAGAAAAAATACCCATCCCTAGTTTTTATTGAAGTCGATTCGGCAAAACAGGGGTTGAAACAGGTTCAGAATAAAGAATGTTTTGCTTTTCTGGGAACGGTCCCTTCTATTGCGTATGCCATTAAAAACAACAATCTGTATAATATTAAAATCTCAGGGAAACTGGAAGAAACCCTGCCCGTCAGTGCGGCGGTACGTTCCGGAAATGAGACACTGGCAGCGGTGATCAATATCGCAACCCAGAGTATTCCCGAAGAAGAACGCAGACGGGCCGTGGATCAATGGATTTCCATCAGTTTGGAAGAAAAAGTGGACTACACCCTGGTGTGGCAGATTTTGGTTGCTTCGGGCATGATATTGATTGCCGCCGTGGTCTGGCTGAAAAAAACCCATCAATACAACCGGGAGATATCCAAGGCCTATGGCCTGCTGGAAGAAAAAAACAAAGCCCTTGAGAAACTGTCCATTAACGATCCTTTGACGGATTTGTACAACCGCCATAAACTGGATATGGCGGTTGCCAAAGAAATGGAACGGTCCAACCGGTATCACCGGCCGCTTTCACTGGTGATCATCGATATCGATCATTTCAAGCCTGTCAACGATCGTTTCGGGCACCAGGCCGGAGACGACGTTCTTAAAAAACTGGCAGTACTCATCAAACATCGGATTCGTTCTTCCGATATTCCGGGACGCTGGGGCGGTGAAGAATTTCTCATTATCTGTCCGGAAACCGACCGAAAGGGCGCGTGGCATCTGGCGGACGCATTGAGAAAAGATGTCCAGTCCTTTGAGTTTCTGCCTGAAACAACCATTACCATCAGCGGGGGTGTGGCTGAATATGAATTCGGTGAAGATGGCGATCAATTGTTGAAACGGGCCGATGACAATCTGTACCAGGCAAAACAGACCACCCGGAATGCGATCTGCGGCTGA
- the fdhF gene encoding formate dehydrogenase subunit alpha, translated as MDQNSITINGHVYQFRPGQTILDVAQENNIDIPNLCHLKGTRATGACRVCIVELEESWGKKLVSSCSSPAKNGMVVHTESPEVVQYRKFYIGLMLDSGNHNCDIGASADESWTDFQIEAMENEQKEELCPVWGDCELQALAYRYQVKGRVSGRHREPVKVPIEKDNPFIIRDMSRCILCGRCVAACNELQVNQAIDYGFRGTNEKIVAGTGNTLMTSSCVFCGECVQVCPVGALIPTKAFRDDRFVPTSTVRTTCSFCGVGCQMDLHVQNNKIVKIDGADRDLPPNNGMLCVKGRYGFEFVGAPDRLTTPLIKKDGKQVPASWDEALDRVAEKLTEIKQKHGADAMGVLTSARATNEDNYIAQKFTRAVLKTNNIDHCARLUHSSTVAGLAASFGSGSMTNTIADIETSDLILVAGSNTTENHPVLSTFIKRAVLKGKKLVVIDPRFVKLANHATTWLRPNPGTDIVWINGLMHVIIKEDLHDNPFIADRTENFDALKDVVASYTPERVEEITGIPAQDIIEVAREFAKATAASICYCMGITQHTCGTDNVKSLANLSMLCGHLGKPGGGVNPLRGQNNVQGACDMGGLPNVYTAYQAVTNEDIRKKYEAAWNVLDMPAKPGLPVTEMIEKAYEGELKSLYIMGENPMVSDPDLNHAEKAFSNLEFLVVQDIFETETTALADVVFPACCWAEKDGTFANTERRVQRVRKAVEPPEGAKLDWEILCEIAKRMGYDMTYENSHEISREICAVTPSYRGITWERIEKGGIAWPCPDESHPGTPILHTTQFTRGKGLFHAIEHQPPAEQTDAEYPYVLTTGRVLYHYHTRTMTSRTEGLNVMSPECFVEISHNDAKKMGLGTGDVVNVSSRRGKISAKLKVSYKAVDGTIFMPFHFAQAAANRLTNAKLDPVAKIPELKVCAINIEPAA; from the coding sequence ATGGATCAGAACAGCATTACCATCAATGGTCACGTCTATCAATTTAGACCCGGCCAGACCATTCTGGACGTTGCACAGGAAAACAATATTGATATCCCCAATCTTTGCCACCTGAAAGGCACCCGGGCGACCGGGGCCTGCCGTGTCTGTATTGTGGAACTGGAAGAATCCTGGGGAAAGAAACTGGTGTCATCATGCAGTTCACCGGCCAAAAACGGTATGGTGGTTCATACAGAATCTCCGGAGGTCGTTCAATACCGGAAATTTTACATTGGATTGATGCTGGATTCGGGCAATCACAACTGTGATATCGGCGCATCAGCGGATGAATCCTGGACCGATTTTCAGATCGAGGCCATGGAAAACGAACAGAAAGAGGAGCTGTGCCCCGTGTGGGGGGATTGTGAGCTTCAGGCCCTGGCGTACCGGTACCAGGTCAAGGGCCGGGTCAGCGGCCGTCACAGAGAACCCGTGAAAGTGCCGATCGAAAAAGACAATCCCTTTATTATCCGGGACATGTCCCGGTGCATCCTGTGCGGCCGGTGTGTGGCCGCCTGCAACGAGCTTCAGGTGAACCAGGCCATTGATTACGGGTTCCGGGGCACCAATGAGAAAATTGTCGCCGGAACCGGCAACACATTGATGACATCCAGCTGCGTGTTCTGCGGGGAATGTGTCCAGGTCTGTCCCGTGGGGGCATTGATTCCCACCAAAGCGTTCAGAGATGACCGGTTTGTTCCCACCAGCACCGTGAGAACCACCTGCTCCTTCTGCGGGGTGGGATGTCAGATGGATTTACATGTCCAGAACAATAAAATCGTTAAAATCGACGGGGCCGACCGGGACCTGCCTCCCAACAATGGGATGCTGTGTGTCAAAGGCCGGTACGGGTTTGAATTTGTCGGCGCACCGGACCGGTTGACCACGCCGTTGATTAAAAAAGACGGCAAACAGGTGCCTGCCTCCTGGGATGAGGCCCTGGATCGGGTGGCGGAAAAACTCACTGAAATCAAACAGAAGCATGGGGCCGATGCCATGGGCGTGCTCACCTCGGCCCGGGCCACCAACGAGGACAATTACATTGCCCAGAAATTCACCCGGGCCGTGCTCAAGACAAACAATATCGACCACTGTGCGCGACTGTGACACAGCTCCACTGTAGCCGGTCTGGCTGCATCTTTTGGAAGTGGTTCCATGACAAACACCATTGCAGACATCGAGACATCCGATCTGATTCTGGTGGCCGGGTCCAATACCACGGAAAATCACCCGGTGCTGTCCACGTTTATAAAACGGGCCGTCTTGAAAGGCAAAAAACTGGTGGTGATCGATCCCCGGTTCGTCAAGCTGGCCAATCACGCCACAACGTGGCTGCGTCCGAATCCCGGAACGGATATCGTCTGGATCAACGGGCTGATGCATGTGATCATCAAAGAAGATCTGCATGACAATCCCTTTATTGCGGACCGCACGGAAAATTTTGATGCACTCAAGGATGTGGTGGCGTCCTATACCCCGGAACGGGTCGAAGAGATCACGGGAATCCCGGCCCAGGATATCATTGAGGTGGCCCGGGAATTCGCCAAAGCCACGGCCGCGTCCATCTGTTATTGCATGGGCATTACCCAGCATACCTGCGGGACCGACAATGTCAAGTCTTTGGCCAACCTGTCCATGCTGTGCGGACATCTGGGCAAACCCGGTGGCGGTGTCAATCCGTTGCGGGGGCAGAACAATGTCCAGGGGGCCTGTGATATGGGCGGGCTTCCCAATGTGTACACGGCCTACCAGGCTGTGACCAATGAGGATATAAGAAAAAAGTATGAGGCTGCCTGGAATGTATTGGATATGCCTGCCAAACCCGGTCTGCCCGTCACGGAAATGATCGAAAAGGCGTATGAAGGAGAGTTGAAGTCCCTGTATATCATGGGAGAAAACCCCATGGTGTCAGATCCGGACCTGAATCATGCGGAAAAAGCCTTTTCCAATCTTGAGTTTCTGGTGGTTCAGGATATTTTTGAAACCGAAACCACGGCCCTGGCAGATGTGGTCTTTCCGGCGTGCTGCTGGGCGGAAAAAGACGGCACATTTGCCAATACGGAACGCCGGGTTCAACGGGTGAGAAAAGCCGTGGAGCCCCCGGAAGGGGCCAAACTGGACTGGGAGATCCTGTGTGAGATTGCGAAACGCATGGGCTATGACATGACATATGAAAACAGCCATGAGATTTCCAGGGAGATCTGTGCCGTGACCCCGTCTTACCGGGGCATCACCTGGGAGCGCATTGAAAAAGGCGGAATCGCCTGGCCCTGCCCGGATGAAAGCCATCCCGGCACCCCGATTCTGCATACCACCCAGTTCACCCGGGGCAAAGGGCTGTTCCACGCCATCGAGCATCAGCCGCCGGCGGAACAGACGGATGCGGAGTATCCTTATGTTCTGACCACCGGGCGGGTCCTGTACCATTACCATACCCGGACCATGACAAGCCGGACGGAAGGGCTGAATGTGATGTCGCCGGAATGTTTTGTGGAAATTTCTCACAATGATGCGAAAAAAATGGGACTGGGCACGGGGGATGTGGTCAATGTATCTTCCCGAAGAGGTAAGATCAGTGCCAAGCTCAAAGTGTCCTATAAAGCCGTAGACGGCACGATTTTTATGCCGTTTCACTTTGCCCAGGCCGCAGCCAACCGGCTGACCAATGCCAAGCTGGATCCCGTGGCCAAGATTCCGGAACTCAAAGTGTGTGCCATCAATATTGAACCGGCTGCATAA
- the nuoE gene encoding NADH-quinone oxidoreductase subunit NuoE: MDDRLSEILSPYKGKRDALIPILQKVQAELGYLPDEAMLEIARVTGLPESRVFAVASFYAQFRFTPRGKHSFMVCRGTACHVRGAEKILEETERALGIVEGETTEDQEYTLETVACIGCCALAPCVMIDEDVEAKLTPKMVSEIIDRRKAK; this comes from the coding sequence ATGGATGATCGGTTGAGTGAGATACTTTCACCCTATAAAGGAAAACGGGATGCGCTGATCCCGATTCTACAGAAAGTACAGGCAGAACTGGGCTATCTGCCGGATGAAGCCATGCTTGAAATCGCCAGAGTGACCGGCCTCCCGGAAAGCCGGGTGTTTGCAGTGGCATCTTTTTATGCCCAGTTCCGTTTCACCCCCAGGGGCAAACATTCTTTTATGGTATGCCGGGGAACGGCCTGCCATGTCCGGGGGGCGGAAAAAATTCTGGAAGAAACAGAAAGAGCTTTGGGTATTGTTGAAGGAGAAACCACGGAAGACCAGGAATATACCCTGGAAACCGTGGCCTGCATCGGCTGCTGTGCCCTGGCCCCCTGTGTGATGATCGATGAAGACGTGGAAGCCAAGCTGACCCCTAAAATGGTTTCGGAAATAATCGACAGGAGGAAAGCAAAATGA
- a CDS encoding NADH-ubiquinone oxidoreductase-F iron-sulfur binding region domain-containing protein, with translation MTFAEIQAQARKEWDELINGQKPQIAIGTATCGRSAGAMAVVKAFEDGLAEKKVDASIREVGCIGPCYAEPLVNIDKPGKPTICFKNVNPDMVTEIIDAYLLGDDPLPQYTLGTLGQGEIKGVTKILDTPSFKPQERRVFRNCGIIDPTNINHYIANQGYEGLHKALTTMTQQEVVDVMKASGLRGRGGGGFPAGRKWEAGLAAKGTPKYVVCNADEGDPGAFMDRAVIEGDPHSVLEGMIIAGYTIGGETGYIYVRAEYPLAIRRLERAIAQAHEKGFLGKNIMGTDFNFEIKIFPGAGAFVCGESTALTLSIEGKRGMPRVAPRPRTTEIGLYDKPTLLNNVKSFSSAPMIITKGAEWFASVGTEKSTGTAIFALTGKVNNCGLIEVPMGITLREIIYDIGGGISDGGTFKAVQTGGPSGGCLPASLLDTPIDYDSLDEAGSIMGSGGMVVMDEKTCMVDVARYFLDFTVIESCGQCVPCRLGTKELLDVLKEICAGKGRKEDLDLLYNLSLAIHAGSICGLGQTAANPVLTTLRYFMDEYEAHIFEKRCPAKVCKSLISFVIREDKCVGCGICARSCPVSAISGEKKKVHVIDQSVCVQCGVCQEKCPAKFSAVDCVSPRIKTSTPEKMETT, from the coding sequence ATGACATTTGCTGAAATACAGGCACAGGCCAGAAAAGAATGGGATGAGCTGATAAACGGGCAGAAGCCTCAAATCGCCATTGGTACGGCCACCTGCGGCAGATCCGCCGGTGCCATGGCCGTGGTCAAGGCATTTGAGGATGGACTGGCCGAAAAAAAAGTGGATGCCAGCATTCGTGAAGTCGGGTGTATCGGCCCCTGTTATGCCGAGCCCCTGGTGAACATTGACAAACCCGGCAAACCCACCATCTGTTTTAAAAATGTCAATCCCGACATGGTGACGGAAATCATCGATGCCTATCTTTTAGGCGATGATCCTTTGCCCCAGTATACTTTGGGCACATTGGGACAGGGCGAAATCAAAGGCGTGACAAAAATTCTGGACACCCCTTCTTTCAAACCCCAGGAGCGCCGGGTATTCCGCAACTGCGGGATTATCGATCCCACCAATATCAATCATTACATTGCCAACCAGGGATATGAAGGGCTTCACAAAGCCCTGACCACCATGACCCAGCAGGAAGTGGTGGATGTCATGAAAGCATCCGGCCTGCGGGGCCGGGGCGGGGGCGGATTTCCCGCCGGCCGGAAATGGGAAGCCGGACTGGCCGCCAAAGGCACGCCCAAATATGTGGTGTGTAACGCGGATGAAGGCGACCCGGGGGCATTCATGGACCGGGCCGTGATCGAAGGAGACCCGCATTCGGTTCTGGAAGGAATGATCATCGCCGGGTACACCATTGGTGGCGAAACCGGCTATATCTATGTGCGGGCGGAATATCCCCTGGCCATCAGACGTCTGGAACGGGCCATTGCCCAGGCCCATGAAAAGGGATTTCTGGGAAAAAATATCATGGGCACGGATTTCAACTTTGAAATCAAAATATTTCCCGGTGCCGGCGCATTTGTCTGCGGTGAATCCACAGCCCTTACCCTGTCCATCGAGGGCAAACGAGGCATGCCCCGGGTGGCCCCCCGGCCGAGAACCACGGAAATCGGACTGTATGACAAACCCACCCTGCTCAACAACGTGAAATCCTTTTCTTCCGCGCCCATGATCATCACCAAAGGCGCGGAATGGTTTGCCAGCGTGGGTACTGAAAAAAGCACGGGAACGGCGATTTTTGCTTTGACCGGCAAGGTGAACAACTGCGGACTCATTGAAGTGCCCATGGGAATCACCCTCCGGGAAATCATCTATGACATCGGCGGCGGGATTTCGGATGGCGGCACGTTCAAAGCCGTCCAGACGGGCGGGCCTTCGGGCGGTTGTCTGCCGGCATCGCTGCTGGACACCCCCATTGATTACGACTCCCTGGACGAAGCCGGCTCCATCATGGGTTCCGGCGGCATGGTGGTCATGGATGAAAAAACCTGTATGGTGGATGTGGCCCGGTATTTCCTGGATTTCACGGTCATTGAATCCTGCGGCCAGTGTGTGCCCTGCCGGCTGGGGACCAAAGAACTGCTGGATGTGCTCAAGGAGATCTGTGCCGGTAAAGGCAGAAAAGAAGACCTGGATCTTTTGTACAACCTGAGCCTGGCCATCCATGCCGGATCCATCTGCGGTCTGGGACAGACAGCCGCCAACCCGGTGCTGACCACCCTGCGGTATTTCATGGATGAATATGAAGCCCATATTTTTGAAAAACGGTGTCCGGCCAAAGTATGCAAGTCCTTGATCTCCTTTGTCATCCGGGAAGACAAATGTGTGGGATGCGGCATCTGTGCCAGATCCTGCCCCGTGAGCGCCATCTCGGGCGAAAAGAAAAAAGTGCATGTCATTGACCAGTCCGTCTGTGTTCAGTGCGGGGTGTGCCAGGAAAAATGTCCGGCCAAATTCAGCGCTGTGGACTGTGTGTCTCCCAGAATTAAAACGTCGACACCTGAAAAAATGGAAACGACCTGA